AGCTAAACTTTAATTAGATGATGCAAAGCATTTTTGCCAAAAGAATTTGAATAGGTACTTGTGTGTAGCAGTCCCATCTctgtttaaataaataaataaataaatagatagataaatatagTGCTGTCGCACCTTTTCTTTCAAACTCTGAATTTTTGGGGCCTAAGACATAAAGATGAAGAGATTGCATGGTTGCTTCTCCCAGGAGACTAGGCGATGGCAAGTAATTAGTGCTTAAATTAACTTCTATAGTTTATCAACTTATAAACAGAGAACAACTCAACGAAGTTTGGATTAACTGATGTAATATATAACTTAAGAAATGAACAAGACCTATATTATCACACTTATGACAATTTTGAAGCAAGAATCACTAGGATTGATTAGATCACAACAAAATTTTTCCGAGAATAAGCGGGCAATGGTcgcacagtaaaaaaaaaagaatctcaAACATTTAATTCTATTAGCAATCTGACACCTGAAAGAAGGTTGTTGAATGGTACAAAACAACCTTATCCTTATACCACAaacttaattactttttttttttttataataaattgcTTACAATGACATAGACAATGCTCCCTCAAATGAGAAAGTGCTCAAAGTACCTATGTGTTTCGATCAGATATTCGTTCAACAAATTTGCAATATTATGCTTTGGAACATCCTGCAACCCGACCACTCCTCTCCAATCAGCTGCACCAAAGACAAGAACATTGGTTTCTCTCAACAGAATGAGTTCAACTTGGAACAAGCGCAGCGTAGACTAACAAGTGTAAAGTCTAGAGGCCCTTATCTACGCAGTTTAGTTTGTCTTTCTTTACTTGATAGTTACAACTAACTAGAGCATAGACAATCGAGTTCGAAACTGCAATGTAGGTTTTTGATTAATTCTGATGGCATAGAACATGAGTGCCTACCCTTCCATTCATGTTCCATGTAACTATGCAAAAACATAGAACCGAGTTGGTCGAGAAGCCGCAGAACTTTTCAACCGCAACAGTCTCGATTCCTTCATGATCAGTCAGGTAATCAGCAACCAACTGACTCGGATCTCTGGGCCTCTAGCTCGTTAAACCTTTTCCTGCAGATATCTTACCTACAAGCACATATTCTTTTATATGCACTGGTTCGTAACGTACCAATCGCAATGTGCCATATTATGATGTTATGGGAATTTCAAAACATATTCCTTTCGACGGTGCCTAGCTCGTAGAACAAGAGTACACCTTTTTCATTTCTCATCTCTTTGTCTCCAAAATTAGGTGAGGGTCCTTGTCCCGGGACATTAGATAAGTCTATAATCTGGAGATGGCCGCATCACAACTATAACTCTCTAGTGCTCAAAAACTTCTTTTGTCATCTTCGAGTTAATTACCAATTGACGGCAATCCAATCCAGATTCCAGACTCATGTAAATCTTTCATGATCAGATCAATTCTGCTCTCGATCTACTTTGTGCTTCAGCTGATCTCAgctgtaaatatatatatataagcgacACGTATAACCCCTACAACAAACCTTACATCTTCTCTGACTCTAACAAGTTAACACATCCATAACTTGTTTGGATATGATATTGACCGACGCACGCTGCTCATCAACAAAACAACGGAATGCACAGATAGAAAATAGCTACACATGCATGATTGATTGCTGTAGGCTAGCCACATAATAAGTCTAAGTTGAAGATAGGAACATTTATGAGTGCGTGatttggggggaaaaaaaagagaagaaaaacagTAGTAGTCTCGATTACTTGCAACCTATAAAGGGATTTTAGCTTACTTAGCAGACTGCCGATGATTCCGGCACTGTCGCCGGAAAGAGGGAAAGCCGACGGCCTCCAGTCGGCATgtaaaagagaggaaaaggcTGCCGGCCTGACATGCTCGCTGAAATTCTAATTCCCTCTATCACCGTAAACTTGTAAAgagatattaattttaaaaaataattaattaaaaaatttaaagggtTCGCAATAGATAAATCTCCAGACTTTTTCATtctcattttcatttttatttttattttaattactatCTAAGTGCGAGACTCGTAGATAATATCCTTGGGTTCaagttatataatatagagtattTCGTTATattaagatattttaaatttcttaaagaaattactattaaaataaatttttattctatattttaatattttatattggaatataaaatattctaatataaaatttaaatattttatatttttaatcctGCCAAATAAATTCTTATTCTAAGAACAAATACTATCTGTACACGTGACTGTACCGCTATCCTTTAACTATTTatattaatactaaaaatattaaaaatttcagtAAATTTTGAGATCGTGagtataagatatatatttttaattttaaatcatgATTTAGTACTGGCCGTTTCTACCgtaagtaataaaatatttatagtcGACACCCGAGATCCTAGTTCGAAGGTTAATTGCGTTACATTTCcgtttaaatttatttctaaaaaaaatacagcTAATTAAAGGCCTGtagattatatatgcaatttataaaaataatagtttgAAACATATGGAGCAGTACcttattcttaaattttaagataaattatacaaatatttttataatattcacAGACTTCAACGCCAGCCAAAGTGGTTCACCAAgagaaaaaattctagaatgcactggatatattgatgacgtggcgtcacaaaccaatcaaatatctctttttagagatatatatcCCATcgtgattataaaaaaatatttttattatacttttatttgaagagaaaaaatataattattttattattaatgacGTGCTGCAAGCGTGACAGTATCGAATTTCTCTCCAGCAGGAGGGAAGAGAGATTGATAAAATTGGTGGCATTTCTCATGTCAATACAATATGGCCACTTGGCACAACAAGGAAACAGCTCCAACGTATATTCAAATCCAATTAGAAccaacatatatttataaaaactaTTTGTAAAAAAGAAATGAGCATGGCAACATTGACTTTCTTCTTCTTAAGGCCATCCCTCCACTAAGATTaattctcacaaaaaaaaagtagcagGGAATCAATGGCAATGTCTTTTCCAGCTCAATCCCCCCTCTTCTCCTCATGCTCACTGCTCATGACTCTCCTCTTTGCATACTCTGCATCTGTTCAACTAGATGACCCAGGTAGGTAATCAGTGACtccatatataaattattaagttacatatatatatatatatatgcccacaaattaaattttctttcttctttcagATTGGTACTTTTGGCTCCCACTGTATGCTGTTGCCTCTGCGGTTAATCTTTCCCAAGCACTCAGTTTCCAGTCCAAAGTCCTTGCCCAGGTGAGTGAGTTTGCACTGTGGGGTGGAGTATTCTTGTTGCTCAAAGTGGTTTGTGAAGCTTGTCATGTTGATGGAGTGGGTGGGTTGTGGTCTATGGACATGAGGGAAAGGGTTGTGAGGGAGAAAATTGGGAGTGGGTTAGTGGTCATCTCCATGATCCTTTACTTAAAAGCTACTTCTCATGCTTCCAAAGTGCCCAAAAGAGGAAAGAGTGAACAAGCTCCAACATCTCTTGGTTATGGTAAGGgtatgattattattttttttttcattttaattacaAAGAATGGTGCTCTTTATTCAGTTATTGTGGCTTGTGAGATTATTAGAGTTGTTTAAGACTCTTACTAAATGTGTGTTTACAGTTTTAGAAGTATTTATTTTAGGGATGAGGGGAAATTTGGTCACCGGTGGGTAAGAAGGAATTTAGAGAATTTTATGGAAACTTTTGCTTATAGGAAATGTTAATTATTCTTCTTAAGCTTTGTAATAATGTCTGTAATTTAccacattttctttctttcttttttgtcagAACAGTATTTGACAACACATATTTTGGTATGAGTGAATTTAAGTGCAGTGTatcgactctatatatatatatatacatgaaaacAGCTAATAGCAGTTACTGATTACTCTGACAAATTAAGATTAACCAAATCTGATGAACCATTCAATTACTTGCAATGTGTAAATCGATCATGACATATCTAATCATCTTTTGAGCGGAATAGGTAGATTATGTATTAGCCACATAGCCTTTAAGTGTACTTCGCGTTATGCTATGtcataaatttttcttttctctttcattttttttctgaattctGGGAGCAGGAATGGCGATTCTTGTAGCTGTGAGCTTCGGACTGTCGTTCTATTTCTTCCTATCTGTTAAGGAGCAAATGAGGTTCTGAGTGAAAGATTGCGCAAAGAGATATCATCAGGTCTACAATGTAAAGAATTAGAAGTGATATTTCGGAAAGTCTTAAATTATTTTGGTTTGGTAAGCATGTAATTAAGTGGTGGTTGTAGCTACAACCTGTCACTTGTATATTATACTGTGATTGTAGGATCAGACTAATGTTATCACTGCCAGAAATTTAGGCTTGGCCTTATGATTCTTTAATCTGATTtccttttaataaatttattatactgAATTAATTGGATATAAATGTGTATGCATGTAAATTACAACTTAGACTACCAAAATGAGTTATCTTTTTGAGCCAAAGAGCAAATTTCAATCAGCTCAGCTGCTGATATCTGtcattttttattcattttggcAGGACAGAGGTATGTATATCTTCATTTATATATTCACTGTGTTGATTTTCTGATTTGCATTGAATTAACTTTACTTGCTATATGTAAAATGTGCGATTAACATAGCCTTGAATAGTAACTTAAATAGGGTGTTAGAACAAGTACTAAAAATAAGAAACAAGTGATATCTCCAAGAAAGGTTCTAACTCGAATAAATATGATGTTAAAGGGGAGACACTCAGGCATTCCTCTGTTGAGATAAACAAGCTGGATCTCAATCCACTAACAAGCCAACTCACATTAATCTTTTTCCTTTCACTTCCTCTTTAGATATATACCTGGACTAATTAAGTACCAGGAGCTACATATCACTAAACCTCTGCACTTAGTAATTAGTAAAATAGTAATAAGCAGAGCCAAACATTAATTCTTTGTCACTGTTATTATGTTTCCTTTCATGCAAACAAGTAAGCTTGCACAGTAGGTGTTACTAATAAAAGGATGTAGAATTTGTCAATGGTTCAGCAAACCCAGCTAAAATTACTTTATAATTAAACTAGAATAAGttgcaaaaaataaatcaaatacatAACCGTTCTATATAACTTGTTCTATCTCCTCATTCCCCTTTGAAGATTTGTGATAGTGTGTGGATTAATGAATccgataattttattttctcatgattgtttttgtgtatatatatatatatatggaagtTAACACTGTTGCAAGTGTTTTGGAATCATCCAAAGGaatgtattaaatattaactTGTTTTGAATATATTTCATGAACTTTCCTTAGTTAGTTAGTCAATACAGTTTGTAACTTCAAGTTCTTCCCTAATTAATTTCATCAACAAATTCATTTTGATATGTAACAGCTAACATCAACAATTAAATCCATTCATTTTTTTCCCAAATTGTAGATTATGTGTTAAccacataattaattaatctggCAAAGCATGAATCCATATATTTTTGTGGAAAAACTAAGAAGCAGGTCTTATTCAATTATATCTCATTTTTGTTACCTTAATAAGATCGTACAAATATTATTAAAGTTCAGCCCAAATGAAGAAGTTGCGCAGTGGCACTCAGAAACATACCTAAATAGAACACAACAACGTAAAATCAAAAACATACATAGATAGAACACAACAATGTAAAATCATCTTCGCAGCGCTAAAATGCACCGCCgtaaaatccatatccgaatccgaaccccgACCCACCGAGAGAAACGTGCGCCGCCGCATCCTCGTTCTTAACTGCACCAAGCGTCGGCCCGTTGGCGGCAGCGGCTGCTGCGCTGGTGCTCGGAATCTGCATCTGCATGTAatgctggtgctggtgctgctgctgctggtgctgctgctgctgctgctgctgcttccgCGACAACGCGTCGTGCAGGAGCTGATCAGCCCTCTTTGCGACTGCCGCCCGCAGATCGCAAAGCGCTTTCTGGAAGGCCTGCAGCTCGTCGACGCCGAGCGCGTCGACGTTGGCGTCCCACCAGCACGCCCTCCCCGCCCGCTCCCTCTCCATCGCCGCCTCGACCCCCTCCCGCCGCTTCTTCTCCGCCTCCAGCAGCCCGTGCAGCTCCACGTACTGCCTGTTCAGCTCCCgcaccgtcgccgccgcggcgccgTGCTGTCCGCCGTTattgctgccgctgctgctgtcGGTGAGGAAGCGGTCGACGACGGCGTCGACGGAGGGGTGGCCAAAGGAGAAGGCCTTGCCGGCGGGGGAGAAGACGACGACGCCGATCTCTGCGCCGCAGAGGATCGAGAGCTCGCTCGCCTTCTTGAACAGCCCGGTCCGCCGCTTCGAGAAGCACACCTGCCGCGCCTCCTCGTTCTGAATCCGCTTTATCTCGATCTTCTGCCTCCCCATACTCGGCTTCCTCTTCGTCACCATCTGTGCATGTATTAAGCTTATACTACCAAGTTAGCATTACAAAGCAATGCACGTgggattcatatatatatatatatatacatatatacatatgcagagagagagagagagagagagagagagaggagtttaaTGTCTAATGAGGAGAGCATATTTAGGAGGGAATCAAGATGGATTTCCTTTCATGGAAGGAGACAGGTTGTTCATGTAGTAGTGTATATACGACTTGGAATTGTATATTAATTAAGGAGAAAAATTAGGATTAGTAATAGGGAGTTTCCTATTTTGCGATGCGCTCATCAATGTCACCGTTACGTAGAGAGGTAATTAACACAAATTAGactatatattttcatcaaaCAAAACCAAAAGAACAAATTAGATTGTGATGATGATTATTTGGATAATAATTTCGGTTTGTGTTGCGAATtggagagagaatttttttttttttttttttttttgattaaacagggatataccctattttaGAGAATTGGAGAGagaattatatgtatatatttttatgtatatcGTTATTACACTCCTTGAATCCAATAAGATTATTAGACGAAGATCGATCAATATGTACTttataattaagaaaattaatttaaaaaataagattgtGAAAGCTGCTGAAGAACCACCAGGTTATAGTACCAAATTACATGTTTTTgtctacctatctctcaaaaaaaaaaaaaaaaatacatgttttgtGTTATGAGTACGTCTgctatgcttttgaaagtattgaAGGTCTCTatatttgtaagttattttGGACGATGGAATATCAAAGagtctaaaaaataattattttaatgacCTATGTTCCACATTCATAGATTTAACagtgtagaacaatccaaattatctaaaattttattaaaaaaatctacttaccATCAAGAGCAAAATCAATgattctgatttgaaatttaagttttttatcactattttttatgagtttttttattttcagttattTATTTGGAGACTACTCATTCATTAGGTAAgtgtagtaaaaaaattataaaattttgtttctacaTAGCTCTAACACTATAAATCATGTCTATTAAAATGGATTGCCAAATACCAAATTTAATATCCTATCATCGAAATAAACTTATAAGCACGGAAACCTCTATACTTTTTTAGGCTCCGTTTGGTTGGAGTCTTGGcggtataagcggggataacaaaagttatcccccctattccgccaaacgaaataatttttggccggaatattttatcccggtcaaacttTGCTATTCCTGGCTATCCCGGAATAGCTtgggatttctttttttttgagaaagaggtagacgggctacctgcttcattcattgataaATAGCTTGGGATTTCTTATTCCACTACTTTGATGGAATAGTGCTGTTCCaatgtttaatttcaaattttattaaaattataaattaaattaaaactaaattatataaatgtaatatgttatatgttataatatattatttttattataaaattaattaattgtactatattaatatatatattatttatatttaaatattaaatattataataaattttatttaaatattataaaatattatttttattaaatttaagtttaagtagaatttttataagtgttaagttaataataaaaaatataaatttattaaaaatttttgattagtcaaattgttaaatttattgtaataaattattttattaattgttccc
Above is a genomic segment from Ananas comosus cultivar F153 linkage group 15, ASM154086v1, whole genome shotgun sequence containing:
- the LOC109721102 gene encoding agamous-like MADS-box protein AGL61; this translates as MVTKRKPSMGRQKIEIKRIQNEEARQVCFSKRRTGLFKKASELSILCGAEIGVVVFSPAGKAFSFGHPSVDAVVDRFLTDSSSGSNNGGQHGAAAATVRELNRQYVELHGLLEAEKKRREGVEAAMERERAGRACWWDANVDALGVDELQAFQKALCDLRAAVAKRADQLLHDALSRKQQQQQQYVSECHCATSSFGLNFNNICTILLR
- the LOC109721224 gene encoding uncharacterized protein LOC109721224 isoform X2 — its product is MAMSFPAQSPLFSSCSLLMTLLFAYSASVQLDDPDWYFWLPLYAVASAVNLSQALSFQSKVLAQVSEFALWGGVFLLLKVVCEACHVDGVGGLWSMDMRERVVREKIGSGLVVISMILYLKATSHASKVPKRGKSEQAPTSLGYGMAILVAVSFGLSFYFFLSVKEQMRF
- the LOC109721224 gene encoding uncharacterized protein LOC109721224 isoform X1; translation: MAMSFPAQSPLFSSCSLLMTLLFAYSASVQLDDPDWYFWLPLYAVASAVNLSQALSFQSKVLAQVSEFALWGGVFLLLKVVCEACHVDGVGGLWSMDMRERVVREKIGSGLVVISMILYLKATSHASKVPKRGKSEQAPTSLGYGKGMAILVAVSFGLSFYFFLSVKEQMRF